In one window of Demequina sp. NBRC 110054 DNA:
- a CDS encoding AraC family transcriptional regulator, whose translation MRTSTNPPPPGADVVDSALAALSLEGTLYCRSILTSPWGIEIPAMPGTMSFLFVITGDALLDVDGEDPVALRAGSLTLIPHGRPHRFTSEPGVPTVPLASLEVERVSERYEVTRAGGGGKIAEAMYGVVEVGHLAAARLVSQLPGVVTFDAMTDDMSEWMQSTMRLIAAEAGHLGLGGETLITRLADVLVIQGIRTWWAQSAETGSGWLRALHDPQVSKAIGAVAREPSRPWTVDSLARTCLMSRSAFAERFTTLVGETPMRYVTRWRLDAARHELSAGDATVAVVARSSGYASEAAFSRAFTREFGVTPGGARSRTVAP comes from the coding sequence ATGCGAACGTCCACGAATCCCCCGCCTCCCGGCGCCGACGTCGTCGACTCCGCGCTCGCCGCGCTGAGCCTCGAGGGGACCCTCTACTGCCGCAGCATCCTCACCTCACCGTGGGGCATCGAGATTCCCGCCATGCCCGGCACGATGTCGTTCCTGTTCGTCATCACGGGCGACGCGCTGCTCGACGTGGACGGGGAGGACCCCGTCGCGCTCCGCGCCGGCAGCCTCACACTCATCCCGCACGGCAGGCCGCACCGCTTCACGAGCGAGCCCGGCGTACCGACGGTCCCCCTCGCGAGCCTTGAAGTCGAGCGGGTGAGCGAGCGCTACGAGGTCACGCGCGCGGGCGGGGGCGGGAAGATCGCCGAGGCGATGTACGGGGTCGTCGAGGTGGGCCACCTCGCGGCGGCGCGGCTCGTATCGCAGCTGCCGGGCGTGGTCACGTTCGACGCGATGACAGACGACATGTCAGAGTGGATGCAGTCGACGATGAGGCTGATCGCAGCCGAGGCCGGACATCTGGGACTCGGCGGCGAGACGCTCATCACCCGGCTCGCGGACGTGCTCGTGATCCAGGGGATTCGCACGTGGTGGGCGCAGAGCGCCGAGACAGGCTCGGGCTGGCTTCGCGCGCTGCACGACCCCCAGGTGTCGAAGGCGATCGGCGCTGTGGCGCGAGAGCCGTCCCGCCCCTGGACGGTCGACTCGCTCGCGCGCACCTGCCTGATGTCCCGATCGGCCTTCGCCGAGCGCTTCACGACGCTCGTCGGGGAGACTCCGATGCGCTACGTCACCCGATGGCGACTCGATGCCGCCCGGCACGAGCTCTCCGCCGGCGATGCCACCGTCGCCGTGGTAGCGCGGTCGAGTGGATACGCCTCGGAGGCGGCGTTCTCCCGCGCGTTCACTCGCGAGTTCGGAGTGACGCCGGGCGGGGCGCGGTCGCGCACGGTCGCGCCTTGA
- a CDS encoding Dps family protein, translating into MENTTPVATTESSPSIGIRAEDLRAINHGLAQVLSDTFTLYVKTQGYHWNVTGPHFRALHLMFEEQYIELRDSADDIAERMRALGSGAPGSLSEFLDHATITDNEPKTDAMAMVMTLAADHETIARLIRPLVDVAEDAGDGATADLLNARLAAHEKTAWMLRSFAAE; encoded by the coding sequence ATGGAGAACACGACACCCGTCGCGACTACCGAGAGCAGCCCGAGCATCGGCATCCGTGCCGAGGACCTGCGCGCGATCAACCACGGTCTCGCGCAGGTGCTGTCCGACACCTTCACGCTGTACGTGAAGACTCAGGGCTACCACTGGAACGTCACCGGTCCGCACTTCCGTGCGCTGCACCTGATGTTCGAGGAGCAGTACATCGAGCTGCGCGACTCGGCCGACGACATCGCCGAGCGGATGCGCGCGCTCGGCTCAGGCGCTCCGGGCTCGCTGTCCGAGTTCCTGGACCACGCGACGATCACCGACAACGAGCCGAAGACCGACGCGATGGCGATGGTCATGACGCTCGCGGCCGATCACGAGACGATCGCGCGCCTCATCCGCCCGCTCGTGGACGTGGCCGAGGACGCCGGTGACGGCGCGACCGCGGACCTGCTCAACGCGCGCCTCGCCGCGCACGAGAAGACGGCTTGGATGCTGCGCTCGTTCGCCGCGGAGTGA
- a CDS encoding CoA-binding protein: MTTDAACPLPLGSEVPDDEVLVDLLARAQTVAVVGASPNPARTSHRIAEWLMDHTDYEVYLVNPVAPADAEIRGHAFYSSLDDIPVDVDIVDVFRRSEHVPPVADEAIEAGAPILWMQLGVRHAEAAEKACNAGAVVVQNRCLKVEYARLSDRIAAAQD, encoded by the coding sequence ATGACGACTGACGCCGCGTGCCCGCTGCCGCTTGGATCCGAGGTGCCTGACGACGAGGTGCTGGTGGACCTTCTCGCGCGCGCCCAGACGGTCGCTGTCGTGGGGGCCTCCCCCAATCCGGCGCGCACGAGCCACCGCATCGCCGAGTGGCTCATGGACCACACCGACTACGAGGTCTACCTCGTCAACCCCGTCGCCCCGGCCGACGCGGAGATCCGCGGCCACGCCTTCTACTCGTCGCTCGACGACATCCCCGTCGACGTGGACATCGTCGACGTGTTCCGCCGCTCGGAGCACGTGCCGCCCGTCGCGGACGAGGCGATCGAGGCCGGCGCCCCGATCCTGTGGATGCAGCTGGGCGTGCGCCACGCCGAGGCTGCCGAGAAGGCCTGCAACGCAGGAGCCGTCGTCGTCCAGAACCGCTGCCTCAAGGTCGAGTACGCACGCCTGTCCGACAGGATCGCCGCCGCGCAGGACTGA
- the eis gene encoding enhanced intracellular survival protein Eis, with protein MSAPAGYRIVSLDQSRSHEMLTTVEWAFAFKLSPEAMRDVVPWDHVRGLEAVDATRGPVGTIGGVHSSHTMTLRMPGGGTVPTSGLTWVSVHPAHRRRGILSAMIADHFSRALERGEAVSALYAAETAIYPRFGYAQATVKSTLDLGRSPKLRPIEGSDDLPVRIETVDMSVHADVVRAVQRRLDEPGSPVEMGDSVVHDALVDITTRQPDAEDPRIVIVEDAHGPAAFAVLSREIKWSETAAAGTVDVKVWGAVDAASARRLFSVVTDLDLMASCKVTANGTDGLLLQLLEDPRGVGMRALDGMWIRILDVPAALGARTYSADVDVVIEVTDALLPTNEGRWRLSATADGTPTIERTEAPCDLALGIDALSAALLGSTSVETLHAVGRVTEETPGAVRATSRAFRSDLPQACNLAF; from the coding sequence ATGAGTGCGCCCGCCGGTTATCGCATCGTCTCGCTGGACCAGTCACGGTCCCACGAGATGCTCACCACTGTGGAGTGGGCCTTCGCGTTCAAGCTGAGCCCCGAGGCGATGCGCGACGTCGTGCCGTGGGATCACGTCAGGGGTCTCGAGGCCGTCGACGCGACGCGTGGCCCCGTCGGCACGATCGGCGGAGTCCATTCGTCGCACACCATGACGCTGCGCATGCCGGGGGGTGGAACCGTGCCGACCTCCGGCCTCACCTGGGTGAGCGTCCACCCCGCACACCGTCGCCGCGGCATCCTCAGCGCGATGATCGCCGACCACTTCTCGCGGGCGCTCGAGCGCGGCGAGGCCGTGAGCGCGCTGTACGCAGCGGAGACGGCGATCTACCCTCGCTTCGGCTACGCGCAGGCCACGGTCAAGAGCACCCTGGACCTGGGCCGCTCCCCCAAGCTCCGGCCGATCGAGGGCTCCGACGATCTGCCCGTGCGCATCGAGACCGTCGACATGTCCGTCCACGCCGACGTCGTGCGCGCCGTCCAGCGGCGCCTCGACGAGCCGGGCTCACCGGTCGAGATGGGCGACTCCGTGGTGCACGACGCACTCGTCGACATCACCACGCGGCAGCCCGACGCCGAAGACCCTCGCATCGTGATCGTCGAGGACGCCCACGGCCCGGCGGCCTTCGCCGTGCTGTCGCGCGAGATCAAGTGGTCCGAGACCGCGGCGGCGGGCACTGTCGACGTCAAGGTGTGGGGCGCGGTCGACGCGGCGTCGGCCCGCCGCCTGTTCAGCGTCGTCACCGACCTGGACCTCATGGCCTCATGCAAGGTCACCGCGAACGGGACCGACGGGCTGCTGCTCCAGCTGCTCGAGGACCCCAGGGGCGTCGGCATGCGCGCGCTCGACGGCATGTGGATCAGGATCCTCGACGTGCCGGCCGCGCTCGGCGCTCGGACGTACTCTGCCGATGTCGACGTCGTCATAGAGGTCACGGATGCACTCCTGCCCACGAATGAGGGTCGGTGGAGACTGTCGGCGACTGCCGATGGCACGCCGACCATAGAGCGCACCGAGGCACCTTGTGACCTCGCGCTCGGCATCGATGCGCTCTCCGCGGCACTGCTCGGCAGCACTTCTGTCGAGACCCTCCACGCCGTGGGGCGGGTGACCGAGGAGACCCCCGGCGCCGTCCGTGCGACATCACGCGCGTTCCGCAGCGACCTGCCGCAGGCCTGCAACCTCGCCTTCTGA
- the eis gene encoding enhanced intracellular survival protein Eis, with the protein MKKAAGYQSISVPDHRLDEFFQVVQWAFVGEWLLEDRQDYVDALPTERARGLEVEDPDRGEVGQIAAVHASFGTEMTTPGGRRVPTAGLSWLSVHPAHRRRGLMSAMMKDHFRRCRERGEAVSALYAMEAAIYARFGYGMGAQTVKAEIPRGAKMWPVEGADDLTVRLERADFDAHDELVSGLQARLTRPGTVINPVGSGRNARFTDPVGNRKGMEMWRLAIVEDKGEPVGYAFFRRRADSSIGIHDGVCQVREFGALTPAASQRLWQTLTDFDLVETTYTENLATDDPLLYQLVDARGARSKVIDNLWVRVLDVKSALESREYFHDCDVTISITDKHVPENAGEWRIVVRDGDAEVTKADGSVPDLSMDIKHLSTVYLGGTSVEALTAAGLVREHTAGQARELAVAMLSPVAPLANWDF; encoded by the coding sequence ATGAAGAAGGCAGCCGGATACCAGTCCATCTCCGTCCCCGACCATCGACTCGACGAGTTCTTCCAGGTGGTCCAGTGGGCATTCGTCGGCGAATGGCTCCTCGAGGACCGGCAGGACTACGTCGACGCGCTGCCCACCGAGAGGGCGCGCGGGCTCGAGGTCGAGGACCCCGACCGCGGTGAGGTGGGACAGATCGCCGCGGTGCACGCGAGCTTCGGCACCGAGATGACGACTCCCGGCGGCCGCCGCGTCCCGACCGCGGGACTGTCGTGGCTGAGCGTCCACCCCGCGCACCGCCGCCGCGGCCTCATGTCCGCGATGATGAAGGACCACTTCCGCCGGTGCCGCGAGCGCGGCGAGGCGGTGAGCGCCCTGTACGCGATGGAGGCGGCGATCTACGCCCGGTTCGGATACGGGATGGGCGCGCAGACCGTGAAGGCCGAGATCCCCCGCGGCGCCAAGATGTGGCCCGTCGAAGGCGCGGACGATCTCACGGTGCGCCTCGAGCGCGCCGACTTCGACGCGCACGACGAGCTCGTGTCGGGCCTGCAGGCGAGGCTCACGCGCCCCGGCACCGTCATCAACCCGGTGGGCTCGGGCCGCAATGCGCGCTTCACCGATCCGGTCGGCAACCGCAAGGGCATGGAGATGTGGCGTCTCGCGATCGTGGAGGACAAGGGCGAGCCGGTCGGCTACGCGTTCTTCCGTCGCCGCGCCGACTCGAGCATCGGCATCCACGACGGCGTGTGCCAGGTCCGCGAGTTCGGCGCGCTGACCCCGGCCGCGTCGCAGCGACTGTGGCAGACCCTCACGGACTTCGACCTGGTCGAGACGACCTACACCGAGAACCTCGCGACAGACGACCCGCTCCTCTATCAGCTCGTCGACGCGCGCGGCGCGCGCTCGAAGGTGATCGACAACCTGTGGGTCCGGGTGCTCGACGTGAAGTCGGCGCTCGAGAGCCGCGAGTACTTCCACGACTGCGACGTGACGATCAGCATCACGGACAAGCACGTCCCGGAGAACGCCGGCGAGTGGCGCATCGTCGTCCGCGACGGCGACGCGGAGGTCACGAAGGCCGACGGCAGCGTGCCCGACCTGTCGATGGACATCAAGCACCTGTCGACCGTGTACCTGGGCGGCACGAGCGTCGAGGCGCTGACCGCGGCCGGCCTCGTGCGCGAGCACACTGCAGGCCAGGCCCGCGAGCTGGCCGTGGCGATGCTGTCGCCCGTGGCGCCGCTCGCGAACTGGGACTTCTGA
- a CDS encoding M48 family metallopeptidase: MQSQSISAQTAQPHAPAYSLVRRKRMKNLRIRVQPEDGSVRVSAPHWVPRRTIDDFVAGRADWIAREQARLATLPPPLAAGPEADRLRAELRERVEPLLARWTRVMGLEPVPPYTIRRMKTRWGTCNVRTRRITFALELARKDDEKLEYVVVHELAHLIEAGHGPRFTAVMDTHLSDWRRIRRELNGR, from the coding sequence ATGCAGTCCCAGAGCATCTCGGCGCAGACCGCGCAGCCGCACGCCCCCGCGTACTCCCTCGTGCGCCGCAAGCGCATGAAGAACCTGCGCATCCGCGTCCAGCCCGAGGACGGCTCGGTCCGGGTGTCTGCGCCTCACTGGGTGCCCCGCCGCACGATCGACGACTTCGTCGCCGGCCGCGCGGACTGGATCGCGCGCGAGCAGGCGCGGCTCGCGACCTTGCCGCCGCCGCTCGCGGCGGGGCCCGAGGCCGACCGCCTGCGGGCGGAGCTGCGCGAGCGGGTCGAACCGCTGCTCGCGCGCTGGACGCGCGTGATGGGGCTTGAGCCCGTGCCGCCGTACACGATCCGTCGCATGAAGACCCGCTGGGGGACCTGCAACGTCCGCACCCGCAGGATCACCTTCGCTCTCGAGCTCGCGCGCAAGGACGACGAGAAGCTCGAGTACGTGGTGGTCCACGAGCTCGCGCACCTCATCGAGGCCGGTCACGGCCCCAGGTTCACCGCCGTCATGGACACCCACCTGTCCGACTGGCGACGCATCCGGCGCGAGCTCAACGGCAGATAG
- a CDS encoding RNA polymerase sigma factor yields MRWSAVLDELMRERGSRLYGYAFVLTGDSADAEDLLQDALVRTFRRGRASTDLNSAHAYVKRAITTAFLDDRRRARRRPARGPEDIGDLAVVPAAAVESDRTTASDATADLHAALLTLPPRERACVVLRHLEDLSVRSIAGELDLAEGTVKRYLSDGLARLRTTHPDLDPGHEPGETSPLISRSGGLS; encoded by the coding sequence ATGAGATGGAGCGCAGTGCTCGACGAGCTGATGCGAGAGCGCGGCTCACGCCTCTACGGCTATGCCTTCGTCCTCACCGGCGACAGCGCCGATGCCGAGGACCTGCTTCAGGACGCGCTCGTGAGGACGTTCCGGCGCGGCAGGGCCTCGACCGACCTCAACAGCGCGCACGCCTACGTGAAGCGCGCGATCACGACGGCCTTCCTCGATGACAGGCGCCGGGCGCGGCGCCGACCCGCGAGGGGACCGGAGGACATCGGCGACCTCGCCGTGGTGCCGGCCGCCGCGGTCGAGTCCGATAGGACCACGGCAAGCGACGCGACCGCCGATCTTCACGCGGCTCTGCTGACGCTGCCTCCCCGCGAGCGGGCCTGCGTGGTGCTGCGACACCTCGAGGATCTCTCGGTCCGCAGCATCGCGGGCGAGCTGGACCTCGCGGAGGGCACGGTCAAGCGCTACCTGTCCGACGGCCTCGCACGGCTGCGCACCACCCACCCCGACCTGGACCCCGGCCACGAACCGGGCGAGACCTCGCCCCTCATCTCCCGTTCCGGAGGACTCTCATGA
- the mltG gene encoding endolytic transglycosylase MltG, whose amino-acid sequence MSTLHDALAQIQHGAEPGFASTRLGTDLGPVRRRVRRDRGVAYAAGTVAVAAVSAGALYGYDALSLGATSVGPAGTGTTQEATSPSPTATASSPADGGTILQDENLGIVAGSTASEVAFDLAERFDVEFQVAFDALKDAAPEGDPEGWVAPGVYELPAGSTLDEVAAQMIASREPDLEALGVTDEDANQVLTLASLIEREAKRDEDRAMISAVLHNRLEQDMALQLDSTVKYLSGDEEVFTSDEEREIDSPYNTYLYQGLPPGPIANPSDESIEAALDPADSDALYFVMVDLDTGETLFASDYDEHLENVALLQEWFEANG is encoded by the coding sequence ATGAGCACGCTGCACGACGCGCTGGCACAGATCCAGCATGGCGCGGAGCCTGGCTTCGCCTCGACCCGGCTCGGCACCGACCTGGGCCCCGTGAGGCGCCGGGTCCGCCGCGACAGGGGCGTCGCATACGCCGCCGGCACCGTCGCCGTCGCGGCAGTCAGCGCGGGAGCGCTGTACGGCTACGACGCGCTGTCGCTCGGCGCGACGTCGGTGGGCCCCGCGGGCACCGGCACGACCCAGGAGGCGACGTCGCCGTCCCCCACGGCCACGGCATCGTCGCCGGCGGACGGAGGGACGATCCTCCAGGATGAGAATCTCGGCATCGTCGCGGGCTCCACCGCGTCCGAGGTCGCCTTCGACCTCGCCGAAAGGTTCGACGTGGAATTCCAGGTCGCCTTCGACGCGCTCAAGGACGCCGCACCGGAAGGGGATCCGGAGGGCTGGGTCGCGCCCGGGGTCTACGAGCTGCCCGCGGGGTCCACACTCGACGAAGTGGCCGCGCAGATGATCGCGAGCCGTGAGCCCGATCTCGAGGCCCTCGGCGTGACCGACGAGGACGCCAACCAGGTGCTCACCCTCGCCTCCTTGATCGAGCGTGAGGCGAAGCGCGACGAGGACAGGGCGATGATCTCCGCGGTGCTTCACAACCGGCTCGAGCAGGACATGGCGCTGCAGCTCGACAGCACGGTCAAGTACCTGAGCGGCGACGAGGAGGTCTTCACGAGCGACGAGGAGCGGGAGATCGACTCGCCTTACAACACCTACCTCTACCAGGGACTTCCTCCCGGTCCGATCGCGAACCCCTCGGACGAGTCGATCGAGGCGGCGCTGGATCCGGCGGACTCAGACGCGCTGTACTTCGTGATGGTGGACCTTGACACCGGCGAGACGCTCTTCGCCTCCGACTACGACGAGCATCTGGAGAACGTCGCGCTGCTCCAGGAATGGTTCGAGGCGAACGGCTGA
- a CDS encoding branched-chain amino acid aminotransferase — METFPAMPTGRILSGEAFPLTQNPNPASESERVALMANPVFGKVFTDHMARATWEGGSWGDRGIVPMAPIPMHPGAAVLHYAQQVFEGMKAYRHPDGSVHLFRPTANAERMIDSAYRLAMPPLSVDDFLAAAAGLVQADATWVPQQEGGALYLRPFLMATETSLLVQPSDTYDLVVTASPVGAYIQAAGGVSIWVSRGYHRANLGGTGEAKTAGNYAASMLPQQEAKEHGCGQVLFLDAKEDAYVEEFGGMNLMVVFGDGSIATPQLSGTILPGITRDSIIHLLGEAGRPVRERDIALDEIREGVESGAITELFACGTAAVVTPVAELKSDDFTLKVGDGQPGPVATWVKQELTDIQFGHAEDAHGWMVRVL, encoded by the coding sequence ATGGAGACCTTCCCCGCGATGCCGACCGGCCGGATCCTCTCCGGCGAAGCCTTCCCGCTCACGCAGAACCCGAACCCGGCGAGCGAGTCGGAGCGGGTCGCGCTCATGGCGAACCCCGTGTTCGGCAAGGTCTTCACCGACCACATGGCCCGCGCCACCTGGGAGGGCGGCAGCTGGGGCGACCGCGGCATCGTCCCGATGGCCCCGATCCCCATGCACCCCGGCGCCGCGGTGCTCCACTACGCCCAGCAGGTCTTCGAGGGGATGAAGGCATACCGTCACCCCGACGGCTCTGTGCACCTCTTCCGCCCCACCGCGAATGCCGAGCGCATGATCGACTCGGCCTACCGCCTCGCGATGCCGCCCCTGTCGGTCGACGACTTCCTCGCGGCCGCGGCCGGACTGGTCCAGGCCGACGCGACGTGGGTGCCGCAGCAGGAGGGCGGCGCGCTGTACCTGCGGCCGTTCCTCATGGCGACCGAGACGAGCCTGCTCGTGCAGCCCTCGGACACGTACGACCTTGTCGTCACGGCGTCGCCCGTCGGCGCGTACATCCAGGCAGCTGGGGGAGTGTCGATCTGGGTCTCGCGCGGCTACCACCGTGCCAACCTCGGCGGCACGGGCGAGGCGAAGACCGCCGGCAACTACGCGGCGAGCATGCTTCCTCAGCAGGAGGCCAAGGAGCACGGCTGCGGCCAGGTGCTGTTCCTCGACGCCAAGGAGGACGCGTACGTCGAGGAGTTCGGCGGCATGAACCTCATGGTCGTGTTCGGCGACGGCTCGATCGCGACGCCGCAGCTATCCGGCACGATCCTGCCTGGTATCACCCGCGATTCGATCATTCACCTGCTGGGCGAGGCTGGCCGGCCCGTGCGCGAGCGGGACATCGCGCTCGACGAGATCCGCGAGGGGGTCGAGTCCGGCGCGATCACCGAGCTGTTCGCGTGCGGCACCGCGGCCGTCGTCACCCCCGTCGCCGAGCTCAAGTCGGACGACTTCACGCTCAAAGTGGGCGACGGCCAGCCCGGGCCCGTGGCCACGTGGGTCAAGCAGGAGCTCACGGACATCCAGTTCGGTCACGCCGAGGATGCGCACGGCTGGATGGTCCGCGTGCTCTGA
- a CDS encoding LysR family transcriptional regulator, translating to MLDLTRLQALVAFARTGSVSAAADELHYSQPTVSHHLKRLEAETGAVLFRRVGRSLVLTDEGRRLADRGEEILGLVSRADSELASAVSLQSGRVRLAIFPSGIATLAPRIVTEMRERHPGLSLEVREAEPPEAEGLLLADEVDLAITFTYPREKPSDAITAEMLGEDPLYLVTPPARPDCQAGHSVAALEPSREPLGSRIAIGRLADFADDDWMAGCERCRGYLVATCEDAGFEPHVQFASDDFVAIQALIAVGHGVSMLPGLALAAHRHPDVVLTPIDGAARTLRLVSLGRPPLPPALDATTAVIREVVAEVVPEAAPAD from the coding sequence ATGCTCGATCTCACCCGCCTCCAGGCGCTCGTCGCCTTCGCGCGCACGGGCTCGGTGAGCGCCGCCGCTGACGAGCTTCACTACTCGCAGCCCACCGTGTCGCACCATCTCAAGCGGCTCGAGGCCGAGACGGGCGCGGTGCTGTTCCGCCGCGTCGGCCGGTCCCTGGTCCTCACCGACGAGGGACGACGGCTCGCGGACCGCGGGGAGGAGATCCTCGGCCTGGTCTCGAGGGCCGACAGCGAGCTCGCCTCGGCCGTGTCTCTCCAGAGCGGCCGCGTGCGCCTCGCGATCTTCCCGTCGGGCATCGCGACCCTCGCCCCGCGCATCGTCACCGAGATGCGCGAGCGCCATCCGGGGCTGTCCCTCGAGGTCCGCGAGGCCGAGCCGCCCGAGGCGGAGGGGCTGCTGCTGGCCGACGAGGTGGATCTCGCGATCACCTTCACCTACCCGCGTGAGAAGCCGTCCGACGCGATCACCGCGGAGATGCTCGGCGAGGACCCGCTGTACCTCGTGACGCCGCCCGCGCGGCCCGACTGCCAGGCGGGACACTCGGTCGCAGCCCTCGAGCCGAGCAGGGAGCCGCTCGGCTCCCGTATCGCGATCGGGCGCCTCGCCGACTTCGCCGACGACGACTGGATGGCCGGCTGCGAACGATGCCGCGGCTACCTGGTCGCCACGTGCGAGGACGCGGGCTTCGAGCCGCACGTGCAGTTCGCGTCGGACGATTTCGTGGCCATCCAAGCGCTCATCGCGGTCGGGCACGGAGTCTCGATGCTGCCGGGCCTCGCGCTTGCGGCGCACCGTCATCCGGACGTGGTCCTCACCCCGATCGACGGGGCCGCGCGCACCCTGCGCCTCGTCTCGCTCGGCAGGCCACCGCTGCCGCCTGCGCTCGACGCGACGACCGCGGTGATCCGCGAGGTCGTCGCGGAGGTCGTGCCCGAGGCGGCGCCCGCGGACTGA
- a CDS encoding threonine/serine dehydratase, translating to METTLRPTTDAVAARSASPLAGSQAAQAVRPGAAAQRGTSAARDHGLSFEGVLAAADVLATTLPPTPAWSYPLLNSAAGRKVIVKHENVQPTGAFKVRGGLNLLATLAASATSRGLVTVSTGNHAQSLAFASRKHGVAATIVMAATTAPFKVEAVRALGARVVLAGDDMAEAAAEAAALAESEGLYFVNPGEEPAIIHGHATVYLELLTAHPEIDTLYVPIGSGSGAAGAVLVRDAIAPHVRVVGVQAEGARAAYDSWASGSIESRPIHTFASGLATGSGFHAPQSVLRGGLDDFLLLTEEQMQDAVRLMAGAAHTLCEGAGAAGLAGAIAEGDGGQVSTAAFACTGGNASADEFALLNRA from the coding sequence ATGGAAACCACCCTTCGCCCCACGACCGACGCGGTCGCGGCCCGCAGCGCCTCTCCCCTAGCCGGGAGCCAGGCCGCGCAGGCCGTTCGCCCCGGCGCGGCGGCCCAGCGCGGCACCTCGGCCGCTCGCGACCACGGCCTCTCCTTTGAGGGCGTTCTCGCGGCAGCGGACGTGCTCGCCACCACTCTTCCCCCCACCCCCGCATGGTCGTACCCGCTGCTGAACAGCGCGGCCGGCCGCAAGGTGATCGTGAAGCACGAGAACGTGCAGCCAACCGGCGCCTTCAAGGTGCGTGGAGGGCTGAACCTGCTCGCGACGCTAGCCGCTTCTGCGACGTCGCGCGGGCTCGTCACCGTGTCCACTGGCAACCACGCCCAGTCGCTCGCCTTCGCCTCGCGCAAGCATGGCGTCGCGGCGACGATCGTCATGGCGGCGACGACAGCGCCGTTCAAGGTCGAGGCGGTCCGCGCACTGGGCGCTCGGGTCGTGCTCGCGGGAGACGACATGGCCGAGGCCGCCGCCGAGGCCGCGGCGCTCGCCGAGAGCGAGGGGCTCTACTTCGTGAACCCGGGCGAGGAGCCCGCGATCATTCACGGCCACGCGACGGTGTACCTCGAGCTGCTGACCGCGCACCCGGAGATCGACACGCTCTATGTGCCGATCGGGTCGGGCTCCGGCGCTGCCGGCGCGGTGCTGGTCCGCGACGCCATCGCCCCGCACGTGAGGGTGGTCGGCGTGCAGGCCGAGGGCGCGCGGGCCGCCTACGACTCGTGGGCCTCGGGCTCGATCGAGAGCCGACCCATCCACACCTTCGCCTCGGGGCTCGCGACGGGCTCCGGGTTCCACGCGCCGCAATCGGTGCTGCGCGGAGGGCTTGACGACTTCCTGCTGCTGACGGAGGAGCAGATGCAGGATGCGGTGCGACTGATGGCCGGTGCCGCGCACACGCTGTGCGAGGGCGCGGGCGCAGCCGGACTTGCAGGGGCCATCGCGGAGGGCGATGGTGGACAGGTATCGACCGCGGCGTTCGCGTGCACGGGCGGCAATGCGAGCGCGGACGAGTTCGCGCTCCTCAACCGCGCCTGA